Genomic segment of Umezawaea sp. Da 62-37:
ACGGCGCTGCTTGCAGCCGCCGTCGCGACGGTCCTGCGGGCGGCGGTGCCCGCGCTCACGCTACTGCTGGGCTACTACCTCGTCGCCGCGCCGCTGCTCCGCGGCCACACCGACTTCCTGCCCGACACCGTCGACGGCGGGCAGGCGCTCGTGGTGGCGATCGGGTGGGCAGTGGTCGCTGTTGGCGTCTCGACCGCGATTTTCCACCGGCGGGACGTGTGAACGAATTCAGTCCGCGAATATGCGGAAATAACTGACGTGCAACATCCACGAGCCTTTCCAGGACGGGGTTCACGGTCCTGACCGGCACTATTCCACATTAATTGTCATTGAATCACAGGTTTACCCATTCACCTGCGCCACCGGCACGATAATGGTATAAGCACGGAAAAACCTCGGGAAACAATGACCCGAACGGCCCAGGCGTTCTTTCGGGAGTACACGGAGAATGGGGCCATGCCCCTGTGCGAATATCTCCTGCCCTCGGTTGCCGCGGAGTAGGTGCCATGTCGTCCACCACCTTCTCCGAAGCGCGGGAATCCGGCTACGCGCGCCTCAGCCGGATCGTGGAACAACGCGCGAGCCGGTACGCCGACGACGTCGAATCGGCGTTGAACCAGGGCGGGCTGCGCGACGAGGAGGCCACGCTGCTCGACGAGTTCGAGCAGTACGTCTCCAACGTGCTCAACGAGTACCCGTCGCGCAGGCGCAAGTCGCACCAGCTCATCTTCCGCACCCTTTACGAGCGCAAGCCCGAGACCGTGCCGAGCGAACGGCGGCGGACGCTGCTCGTCGCGCTGATGGCCGCCGAGGTCGAGGCGCAGGGACCGTTGCGGCTGACGATGAGGCAGAACAAGGACCTGGCCGAGATCCTGGAGCGGCTGGGCACCGACTGCGCCGCCGAGAAGCTGGTGCTGCACGCCGCGGAGGCGTTCGAGCGGGCGGCCGAGATCCACCTGCTGACCAACGACAGCCTGGAACGCGACCGGTTCCTGTACCTGCGGACCCAGGCGCTGCACCGGGTCGAGCGGTCGTGGTGGCGCCGGATCGTGATGACCGTGTCTGCGGTGACCTGCGGGTACGGGTACCGACCGTACCGGCTGCTGGGGTGGGTGCTGTTCCAACTGCTGGTGTCCTGGGCGGCGCTGTTGGTAGTGGCGCACGGGACGCCGCAGCACGACCTGTACCTAGCGGCGGTGAACTACATCAACCCGGCGGGGACGGACGAGATGGGCAGCCGGGTGAAGGCGGTACTCGTGGTGGAGAGCTACTGCGGGGCGCTGTCGTTGAACGTGTTCTTCGCGCTGCTGGTTCGGCGGTGGTTCCGCTAGAACGGGCGAGCGTCCTGCCAGGTGGTGAGGGTGCTCATGGAGATCTGGTCTCGAATCCAGGAGACGTTGCGGCGCCACGACCGGCTGAACCCCGGCACTTCCTCCAGGTCCGCCCATAGCGGTCGCAGCGCCGGGTGGACGTGCGCGCTGGGCATCCACAGGCGGGCGAGCAAGGTGAGGGCGGCACCCAGCAACTTCATCGGGTCGGCTTCCGACGCCATGTCGCGCTCGGCCTGTTCGACCACGTTGCCAAGCGTGGTGTACAGCCAGTCGTGCAGTGCGAGGTCCTCGCAGAACCGGCTCACCTCCTCGAGGAGTTCCGGTGGCGCGACGACGTCGACGGTGCGGCGCACCTCGTCGTCGATGTGCAGGTGCACGGTGGGGCGGGCGCCCTCACGGCCGATCGCGTTCCAGCGCAGCCTGGTCGGCTGGGTGAGCAGGCCCGGTTTGTAGTCGAGTTGCGGGCGGCCCTGAACGAGCATCATCATCCGCTGGCACACGGCGCCGAGGTCGAGCGTGTCGCGTTGCCGGACGGGCTTCTTGCTGCCGTCGACGATTTGCGCGGACGCCGGGTTGCCGAGCACGTCGACCACGCCACGCCGGTGCGTGTAGTGCGTCCACGCCTTGCGCTCGCGGTAGTCCGCCCACTCCAGGCGGGTGCAGGAAGAGGACTGGAGCACCGCGCCGCCGACGACCACGGCGTGCGTGACGACGGTGCCGATGCCGCGGGCCTTCGTCTGCGGTTCGGTGGCCAGCGTGCAGTCGACGCCGACGATCGAGTCCGGTGACACGGTCCGGTTGACGGGACGGTCGGTCGCGACGACCTGTCTGCCGGGGCGCAGTGAGAGCAGGTCGACCACCGCCTGTCTGGGCAGCGGCAGCGAGTTGCGCAGCAGCCCCGTGCGGACCTCGCCGAGGATCACCAACGGGCACCGGCCACAGGTGCCTCGACGAAGATGTGGGAGACGCGGGAGCTGAGTCGCTTGGGGAGCCCCACGCCCTCCTTGAGGGCACGTTTGACCGTCCCTTCGCTGACGGAGCTGTCGAAGTCGAGGTGGTCGAGGATCGACCTGACCGCGTGCTCGATGCCGAGGTAGCTCTGCGGCAGGATAGATGTGGTCCGGTACGCGGCGAACGGCGCGGGGTCCTCCGACAGCTGCACGACGGCGGGCAGGTCGCTCCACCGCCGCGGCCAGCTGTCATCGGTCCACGGCTGGGGCTGGGCCACGGGTTCGCCCTGGTAGCGCAAGGCACCCAGGCGCAGCAGTTGCCACACTGACGCCAGGAACGGGCACGACCACTGGCGCCACTCGACGAGCTTGCCATCGATCCGTTTGGTCCTGTCCCCCCACAGCTCCACGTCGAGGAAGATCGAGTGGTTGCGCTTGCCGAACTCCACCGGAGGTTCCCAACCCGCCACCGGCATCATCGCCTGGTGCCCGGTGTTCGACTCGGACGCGCGCTCACCGTTGCACAGCCAGCCGGAGTCCTGCACGGGCGGCCGCGCGCCGGTCGTGCCGACCGGTGGCTCCGGTAGCAGCATGGCCGCCGTCAACTCGGCCAACGGGACCTGGTCGGCCTCGGCGCACCCGGCCTCGCGGGCCAGGTAGTCGATGGTGATCCCGCACTCGCCCGCGATGTTCAGCAGCCGGTCGACGATCTCGTCCGGACTGGTGTCGGTGCGGAAGTAATCGTCGATCAGGAAGCACGTGCTCAACCGCGGCTTGACGGCGCCGAGGTCGGCGGCAAGCGTCGACCGGGCGGCCTCCAGCCAGGGCAGGACCCTCCGGAACTGGGTGCGGATGCGTTCGTCCCCGTCGGCCAGGTCCTCCATGTAGAAGTGCCCCACCTCCACCGACAGGTGCGAAAGCGCGACCTGGCGCAGTTTCGGCTCCGTCGTGGCCTCGGTGTAAACGGGCGCGTCGATGGTGGTCACATCCCCTCCCACACCGCGTCGTCGGTCAGCCGCACGGACAGGTCCCGGAATGATGCGACGGTACCGGGATTGGCGATCTTCGCCGAGACGTCCGATTCGGCGATGATCTGCTCCCTCCACTGCAGCATGGGCTCCACGGGCGTGGCGCCGAGGACTCGGCTTCGCCCGAGCCCGTTGTGCACGGCGAGCTTGCGCAACTCCTCGTCGCAGGTGTGCAGCCAGGTCGCCTGAGCGGCGCTCTGGCCTGGATTGTGCTCCTTGAGGTTCGGCACGGCCACCTGCACGAAGCGGATCGCGTCCAGTAAAGCGTCGTAGTCGTGGCCCACGCTCCTGCCGACCGAGAGCAGTCCGCGATCGCCGTAGACCAGGCCGTTCGCCGCGATGATGTGCTGGTGGGTCCAGCGGTGGAACACCAGCCACCGGGCCGTGATCCCGCGCATGGACGGTTGGGCGGTAGCCATCAGCGCCATGGTCAGCGCGGCGGAACGGCCCGCGCTGAGGTCCACCACCACCACCTTGAACTCGCTGTCGAGCCGCGTGAACAACTCGACGCACCGCTGCTGGATCTCGCGGGTGGCACCGAATTCGGCGCCACCCTTGTCGCCGGGGAAGAACACCAGCCTGCCCGCGCGGACGTTGGACCCGCGGAGGCTTTGCCGCGAGGTCTGCTGCCACACGTTGAGGCTCTGCGGATCGCTGACGCCGTCGGTGAAGTAGCTGTGCAGCCCGTCCCGGTCGACGCCGCGTTCGGCCTTGGGGACCTCGAAGATCGCGCCCGAGGTCGGCGAGCCGAAGTCGAAGTCCACGTAGGCGACGTCCGACCGCTGCGCCAGGTGGAACGCGATGTTGCAACTTGTCACCGAACGACCGGTGCCACCCTTGTCGGATGAGGCGAAGACGAGCACTTACGTCCTCCTCGACGCGTCGCCTTGGGCGACGTTGATCTCGTCTAGACTGAGCAGCGCGGCCAGCGCCAACGCGTTCGCGGTGCCGGGCTGTTCGGTGATGACCTCGCGGGCCCGGCTGAGCCGCCGCTCGATGACGATGAGTTCCGCGCTGCGCGCCGAGGTGTCGTCGGAGTCGGAGTCCACCAGCAGCCGGTTGAGCAGGTGCTCGGCCTCGTGCAGGGCCTCCTCGGCCCGAGCACGCATGCCGGAACTGCGCAGCGGCTCCTGCTGGAACGTGCGGGATCCGGCGATCAGGGCCTCGACCATCCGCTCGGTCATGGCCCACGACGGGAGTTTCTCCGCAGGCAGCCCTCCGTCCGGGAACAGCATCTCGTTCGGATCGTCCCACAGCCCCGGCGCGTCACCGTCGTGGATCCGACGCTTGTCGAGGTGGTCCATCGTCATCTCGGCCAGGCGCATCAGCCGGTCGCGGGCCGCCCGGTTCGCCGATAGCGCGGCGGCCTGGAGGCAACGCTTGAGCAGCAGCGGCGCGAAGTCGCGGGCGTGCCAGTAGAGCAGCGGGCCGATCTCGTCCGACCCGACCAGCGTCATCCGGACGCCGGGGACGTGCATGTCCACCGCGCGGTCGTCCTTGGTGACCCGGCGGGTGATCCGGCCGCGCTGGGCGAGCGACTCGAACACGGCAACAGCGCGGTTGAGGTCCTCGTCGGTGGCCTGCCGGGCTTCCAGGTCCTGCACCAGCACCGCCGACACCAGCAGCGAGAAGTAGTCGGACTCCTCGCCATCGGAAGTGCGCCAGGGGATGTCCTCCAGCGGCCACGTCTTGCCGAACCGGGCGATGCCCGACCAGTAGCGCTGGGTCAGGTCCCAGCGGATCTGCAGCGCCTCGGCGAGCCGCCGCTGCTCCTCGTCGAGCAGGTTCAGTTCGCGGGTCCTCGGCGACCTGAGGTCGTTGATGCCGTCGAGCGCGAGCACCGTCGAGTACAGGTACGGCCTGGGTACGGCGACGCCGACCTCCGCCCCGATGGCGGGCTGCCGGTCGAACGCACAGCGGTCCAGGTCCAGCACGACGTCGGTGGCGTTGCGCACGATCCCCCAGCCCCAGCCGATCTCGAAGAGCCTGGTCTCCTCCTCGAGCGTCCGGTCGGTGCTGACACCCAGGCGGACGTCGTCCAGCAGCAGGGTGCGCACGCGTTGCAGCCGTTCACGGAGCCGGGAGACCACGACCTCGTCCGGGTCGTCGCCTTGGTTCACCATCTCCAGCATCGCCGTGCGGACCTTGCGGTCGCCCTCGGTGTCCACACCGACGGTGTTGACCACGAACGACCGCAGCAGACCGATCTGCGCGGCGGTGAGCCGCCTGCTCAGTGCGCGCTGGAGCAGTTCGATCCGGGTGACGAGCGCGGGCCTGCGAACCACCTGGGGCTTGTAGACGCTGAGGAAGCCGAGCGCCGCGAGGCAGAGGGTGAGCGACAGCGAGTAGGCGTCGACCAAGCCCATCGCCAACTGCTCGGTAGTGGGCGTCTTGTCGTCGTCCCCGGTGCTGAGGTAGCCGCCCCCGCCGAACCCGGGCTCGTCGTCCACCGTGTGGCGCTCGACGTAGTCCTCGATGATCTCGACCAGCCGGTACGGGATGGTCCTCGGCTCGCCCAGCAGCTCCAACGCCTGCGCGGCGTCCTCGGCCATCATGTCCGAGGACTCCAGCGCGAGCGCGGGCACCTCGGTGGCCGGGTACAGCAAGCAGATCAGCTGCTCGGTATCGCTGAGCGAATTGGATTCCTCGCGACCGCCCCACACCCACGTGCCATCACGATAGGAGGACTTGATCACCGACCGCCAGATATCGAGAATCTGTCGTCTCGGTTGAATTCTCATCGCTGTCCCAAGGTGAGTGTGGACGCACGCGAAATACGGCGGTCGAGTGACCCGCCGCGCGGCGTGGCGAACCGTATCATGGTCATCGGCCTTTCAACGGCCGGGGCACGCCGGGAGAATCGGCCTCCCCGACATCAGGCGGACAGTCGTCGGGAACCCGCCCACAGGCGACGATCATGCCCGTGTAGCCGTCCCGGAGCGGTGGTCCGCCATTGGTGCCGATCCGGTCGACGACCAGATTTGTGGCCCGCCCCGAAAGGCAGTCGGTGACGTCGTCGTGGTCGACGGCGACAGCCGGGAATTCGATTCCGGCGACTTCGTAACCGAGCGAGTTCTCCATGAAGGCGATGCAGAAGGGCGCGCCTGGCCGGAGGACGCCGAGGAACCCGTGCACGGCGTCGGCGAACTCGCCGCGCTGCGAGGTGATGGACTCGGCGACGAAGAACATCGTCCCCATGTCCCACCGTCCGGCGGACGGGTCGAGGGCGAACACGCTGCCGGGCACGACCTCCACCCGGCGGGCCAGCGCGTGCCGAGGGAGCTCCCCGAGACCGGCGTAGTGGGGGCTTTCCTCCAGCAAGGTCCAGAAGTCGCTCCACACGTCGGTCCACGACGGCCAGTCCGCCGCGGTCTGCTCGGCGAGCCACTCCAGGTTCGACTTGGCGTGCTCGTACAGGGTGATCGACTCGCAGAACGGCAGCATCGACAGGGCCGGGTAGAGGTTCGCCCCGGTGCCCACGTCGATCCCCCTCAGCCCCGCGGGCGCGTGCCCGGAGGGGAACTGGGCGCCGAAGAAGTCCCGCACCAGTTCGACGACCCGGTGGTCCTCCCCGCGGACCTCGGCGTAGTTGCGCGCCAGGTAGTCGTCCGGATCGAACCGGTACCACGGAACATCAGCGTTGCGCTGTCCCCCATTTTGCACCCTGTCCCCTTTTGCGCACGATCGAAGTGGGCCCGTTCCCCCATGATCGGACAAGCGCCACCGGCAGGCGATCCGCGATACGGCTGAACAAAGCGTCCCATCGCGCATTCCCGATGATCGCGGAATGGGGTTATTCCGCTGCGGATGGAAATCCGAGCGCGCGCAGGCGACCGCCGCGGGTCGCCGCGGTGGACAGGACCAGGACCCATGAGGCGAAGATCAACGACGTGGTGCGCGGGGTGACGACGTCGAGCAGCAGACCCGCCGACCGGGGTCGCGGCCCAGATCAGCAGGCTGAACCCGGTGCCCACCCTGCCGCGCAGCGCGTCCGGCGTGACTTCGAGCTGGTAGCTGAGCGCGGCGATGCCGAAGCAGGGCATGGACACGCTGAACAGGGCGAGCACGATCCCGACGGCGACCAGGCCGGTCGAGAACGCCAGCACCAGCCACAGCGCGCCCTGGAACCACAGCACCGACAGCAGCAGTCCGCCGAACCCGAGCCCGCCTTCGAGCCACGGCGCCAGCACGGCACCGACCACTCCCCCGACGCCGAGCGCCGCGAACAACCCGCCGATCGCCGCCGGTGCGGCACCCGAGTCCCGCGCCACCACGATCGCCACCAGCGCGACCCCGGAGATGGCCACCTGCAACCCGGCGGCCGTGAGCGCGATCAGCCGCAGCGCCGCGTGGTTCCACAGCCACCGCACCCCCTCCGCGACCTCCGTGCGCAACGACCGACCGACCGCGCGCTCCCGTCCGCCGAAGTCGGCGCGCACGAACGCCAGGCACAGCGCGGAGGCGAGGAAGGACAGCGCGTCGAGCAGGAACGGGATGCCGCGGCCGAGTTGCAGCAACGCGCCGCCCAACGGACCCGCGACGATCCCGCAGGTCGACTGCGCGGTCGCCCGCGCCGACACCGCCGCCGTCACCTGTTCCGCGCCCACGACGTTCGGCAGGCACGCGCTTTCCGCCGCGCTGAAGAACACGTGCAGCACACCGCCCGCGAGCCCCGCGGCGAACAGGTGCTGCGGCGTCAACCGACCGAACAGCAGCGCCACCGGCACACTCGCCATGACGACCGCACGCCCCAGGTCGCAGACCACCATCGTCCGCTTGCGATCCCACCGGTCGACCAACGCCCCCGCGGGCAGTCCCAGCACCAGGTACGGCACCGCCCGCACCGCCGCGAGCGCCCCGGCCGCCGCGGCCGACCCCGTCAACGCCAGCATCAGCAGCGGGTAAGCCAGCTGCGAGACCCCGTTCCCCAACGCCGACAGGGTCTGTCCACACCAGACCAGGCGGAAGTCCCGGTTGCCCCGCAAAGCGGTCGTCATCCCGAGAAGCGCTCCCACGCCGACTGCCGCGTCATGCCCAACGAAGCCCCGATCCGCACCCACGTCACCCCACGGGCCCGCAACTCCAGCACCCGCTCGCGCAACCCCAACTCGACCTGCGTCACCGTCGCGGCGATCCGCGGCAGATGCCCCAGCAACTCCTCGTCGGACATCACCGACCACTCCGGCACCCGCTCGTCCGGAGGGCCGACATCACCCGCCAGGATGTCGTCGCACTTCGCCACGCACTCATCGCAGATGTACAGCCCCGGCCCGGCGATCATCTTCCGCACCTCGGCCGCCGCCTTGCCGCAGAACGAACACCTCGGCGGGAACACCGATTCCGGCACGCCGCACCTCCTCGACCACGTTGTCAGGCATTGCCTGACATCCTCGACCGAGGATAGCGAACCACGGCTGCCCGCACCAGGACACCGCACCGGCAAGTTAACCGCGATTCACTCCCCCGCCCCCATCTAGCTGCTACGACAACCGCCAGCCCTTCACAAATCGCATCGGCTCTCCTAAAGTCGGTCAGCACGACACGGTGGTCGTTCGCGCTGCGGAACCGTGCCGCTCCGGTGATCCGCGCGACGACGCAAAGGACGACCATGAGCGCCGGCGAAGACCGCATGAGGGCTGCTGCGGAGTTGACCGTTCCCCTGCTGCTGCACCGCAACGCCACCGAGTTCGGCGATCTGCCCGCGCTCGGGCTGTTCGGGTCCGACGAACCGCCGCTCGGTTGGCGGGAGGTGCGGGACGAGGTCGCCGCGTGGGCGCGGGGGTTGGAGGCGGTGGGGTTGGCGGGTGGTGATCGGATGATCATCATGATGTCGGCGCGGCCGGAGCACTGGGTGGCGGATCTGGCGGCGGTGCACCTGGGTGCGGTGCCGTGTTCCGCCTACGACACGTTGAGCTCGGACCAGGTGGGGTTCCTGGGCAGGCACAGCAAGGCGCCGGTGGTGGTGCTGGAGGGCGCGGAGCAGTTGGCGCGCTGGCTGCCGGTGCTGGACGACCTGCCGGATCTGAAGACGGTGCTGGTACTGGACGAGGACGCGGTGCCCGCAGGCGATCCGCGGATCCGGGCGGCACGGGCGGTCGTGGAGGCGGGGAGGCGGGCGCACGAGGCGGAGCCGGCGGAGTTCGAGAAGCGGTGGCGGGAGATCACGCCGGAGCAGCCGGTGACGCTGCTCTACACGTCGGGCACGACCGGTGATCCGAAGGGCGTGGTGATCAGCCACCGCAACGCGATCCACCAGGCCGCGTCGGTGTCGGTGCTGGTGGAGTCGCCCGACCACGCGCAAACGGTGTCGTACCTGCCGTTGGCGCACGTGGCCGAGCGCGTGCTGGGCGTCTACATCCCGATCTACCGGGCCGGGCACGTGACGATCTGCCCGGATCCGGCGAAGCTGGTGCCCGCGCTGATCGCGGTCCGCCCGGTGTCGTTCTTCGGGGTCCCGAGGGTGTGGGAGAAGCTGGTCGCGGGTGTGCAGGGCATGACGGCGGCCATGCCGGAGGAGAGGCGCGCGGGGTTCGAGGCGGCGCACGGGCTCGGTTTGCGGGCGTACGACCTGCTCGCCGCGGGTCAGCCGGTGCCCGAGGAACTGGCCGGTCAGGTGGCGCGGGTGGAGGAGGCGGTGCTGCGGCCGGTGCGCGCGGCGCTCGGGCTGGACAACCTGGGGTGGGCGGGCAGCGGTGCGGCGCCGATCCCGTACGAGGTCCTGCGCTACCTGGGCGGTCTCGGCATCACCGTGCTGGAGGTCTGGGGCATGACCGAGACCACCGGCACGGCGACGATCAACACCGAGGAGCACTTCCGGCCCGGTTCGGTGGGCAAGCCCAACATCGGCATGGAGGTCCGGCTCGCCGACGACGGCGAGATCCTGGTGCGCGGCGGCCTGAACTGCCTGGGCTACCTCCAGGCGGACGGTTCGGTCGCGCCGGTGACCGACGCCGACGGGTGGTTGGCCACGGGCGACATCGGGGTGCGGGACGCGGACGGGTTCCTGACGATCACCGACCGCAAGAAGGACCTGATCATCACGTCCGCGGGCAAGAACATCCCGCCCGCGCGGATCGAGAGCCTGCTGCGCGCCCACCCGCTCATCGGCGCCGCCGCGGCGATCGGCGACCGCCGCGCGTACGTGACGGCGCTGGTCGTGCTCGACGAGGAGGCGGCGCCGGTGTGGGCGCGGGCGCACGGCGTCACCGACACCGATCCGGTGGCGCTCGCGGGCGATCCCGTGCTGCTGGCCGAGATCGACCGCGCGGTCGCGGCCGCGAACGAGAAGCTGTCCCGTCCCGAGCAGGTCAAGAAGTTCGTCGTGCTCCCCCACCCGTGGACCGTGGACGGCGGTGAGCTGACCCCGACGCTGAAGGTGCGGCGGCGGGTGATCACCGACCGGTTCGCGACCGCGATCGAGGACCTCTACCGCTAGGCGTCCGGACGACGGCCCGGCGCGAGCCAGGTCGGGTCGACGTCCGCGAGCGGTGGCGCGCCGAGGTCGGCGGGCCGGTAGCCGTTGGGGTAGCTCGGATACGTGCGGTTGCGCGGGTCGGCGGCGAGTCGGGACCGGCGGCGCGGTGGCAGCAGCCGGACCACCTCGCCGCGGGCGCGCAGCGCCGCCTTCCCGGCACGGGTCGTCCACGCGGGCATCACGGGGAAGCCGAAGGCGGCGCTCATCGCGGGGTCCACGAGGGCGTGCACGGCGTGGCGGACCGCCGGCCGCAGCGGTGCCGGGTACCAGGAGCAGAACAGCTCGCGGGTGTACTCGCCGATCCGCCGATTCGTGTCGCTGTAGCGGAAGTTGTCGCGCTCGTAGTCCACTTTGTACTGCCGCAGCTCGTCACTGGTGTCCGGGATCGCGGTGATGCCCATGCGTTTGCCGACCGCGCGGTAGAAGTGGAACGAGGCCAGGCGCTCGTTCTCCGACAACGGGCGCCAGCCGTGGTCGTCGATCCAGTCGATCGGGTCGTGGACGAACGTCGTGAGCACGTACAGCATGTCGTCGTTGGTGATCCGGTACCGGCCGTGCGCCCGGTTCACCACCCGCAGCGCCTCACGGCCGCGCGGCGAGTCGTAGCCGTGCTCGACCAGCTCGGCCATCAGCAGCGCGGTGTCGTCGTAGCGGCGCTGCGGGCGGGCGGCGAACTCGCCGGTCGCGTCGAGCAGCGCGGAGATCGACGGCACGCAGTAGGTGCGGAACAGCGCGAACTCCAGCGCGCGCCGGTAGTCCCACGGGAACTCGTACCCCACGGAGATCCGCTGGATCTCCTGGTGGTCGGCGACCGGGTCGAGCGACTCGATCCGGCGCAGCAGGTCGTAGCGGCGGCGGGTCACGACAGCCAGCCCTTGACCGCGGCCAGGTCCGCCACGGGTTCCGGGCCGACCGGGGTCACGTTCAGCGTCGTCACGCCCGCCTCGGCGAAGGCCGCGATCCGCTCGCGGACGTGGCCCGCGGACCCGATCAGCGAGGTCAGCTCGACCAGCTCGGCGGGCACCGCGGCGGCCGCCTCGTCCTTGCGGCCCTGGAGGTACAGGTCCTGGATCTCGTCGGCCTCGGCCTCGTAGCCGTAGCGGCCGACCAGGTCGTGGTAGAAGTTGCGGCCGCGCGCGCCCATGCCGCCGACGTACAGCGCGATCGTCGGCCGCACGGCCTCCCGCAGCGCGGCCACGTCCTCGCCGATGGCCAGCGCGCCGCCCGCGACGACGTCCAGCGGCCCCAGTTCCGGCGCCCGCAGGGCTTTCCCCGCCGCCAGCGCCTCGCCCCACACGTCGTGCGCCTTCTCCGGGACGAACAGGGTGGGCAGCCAGCCGTCGGCGATCTCGGCGGTCATCCGCACGTTCTTCGCGCCGAGCGAGGCGATGTGGATCGGGATCCGGTCGCGGACCGGCCTGGTGAGGATCTTCAACGGCTTCCCGAGCCCCGTGCCCTCCTCCGGCGGCAACGGGATGCGGTAGGCGCCGTCGTGCACAACGACCTCGCGGCGCCACACCCGGCGGCAGATGTCGACCAGTTCACGGGTCCGCGCCAGCGGCCGGTCGTAGGGCACGCCGTGCCAGCCCTCGACCACCTGCGGCCCGGACGCGCCGATGCCGAGGATCGCGCGGCCGCCGGACAGCGCGTCGAGCCCGGCCGCGGTCTGGGCGATCAGCGCCGGGGTGCGGGAGTAGATCGGCAGGATCGCCGAGCCGATGGTGACCCGTCCGGTGCGCGCGGCGAGGTAGCCCATCAGCGTCGGCGCGTCGAAGCCGTACGCCTCGGCCACCCACACCCCGTCCAGGCCCGCGGCCTCCCACTCGACGACCCGGTCGACCACCTCGCGCGGATCGGCCGCGTACGGCAGGAAAGCGCTGAGCTGCATCAGGTCCTCCGGGCTACGTCAGCGGCGGGAACTTCGGTGTCCTGCGGTCGCGCGAGGCGGTCACGCCCTCCACGAAGTCGGGGCGGGCGAACGACTCGACCATCAGCCGCGTCGCCTCGGCGAACGCCTCCCGCGGCCCGCTGTCGGCCGCCGCCCACACCTGCGCCTTGATGGTGGCCATCGCGGCGGGCGAGCAGTGCTCGACGAGGTCGCGGGCGTAGGCCATGGCGGCGGGGAGCACCTGCTCGCGGGGCAGGACCCGTTGCACCAGGCCGATCCGCAGCGCTTCGGCGGCGTCCACCTTGCGGGCGGACAGCAGCAGGTCCAGCGCCGTCGCCCGGCCGACGAGCCTGGGCAGCAGCCAGGCGCTGCCGTACTCGGCGACCAGGCCGAGCCTGCTGAACGACGTGGACAGCCGGGCTTCGGCGGCCAGGAAGCGGATGTCGGCGTGCAGCGCCTGCACCAGGCCGAGTCCGGCGGCTCCGCCGTTGACGGCGGCGATCAGGGGTTTGCGCAACGTCAGCGGAAGCTCCGGCGGGTGCGCGGCCTCGACGGACGCGCCCTCGCGGGCCTCCGGGTCGAGCAGGGCGCCCAACGCCTCCGGAGCGGCGCCGGTGCAGAACCAGTCGCCCC
This window contains:
- a CDS encoding SCO2521 family protein, coding for MILGEVRTGLLRNSLPLPRQAVVDLLSLRPGRQVVATDRPVNRTVSPDSIVGVDCTLATEPQTKARGIGTVVTHAVVVGGAVLQSSSCTRLEWADYRERKAWTHYTHRRGVVDVLGNPASAQIVDGSKKPVRQRDTLDLGAVCQRMMMLVQGRPQLDYKPGLLTQPTRLRWNAIGREGARPTVHLHIDDEVRRTVDVVAPPELLEEVSRFCEDLALHDWLYTTLGNVVEQAERDMASEADPMKLLGAALTLLARLWMPSAHVHPALRPLWADLEEVPGFSRSWRRNVSWIRDQISMSTLTTWQDARPF
- a CDS encoding SCO2522 family protein: MTTIDAPVYTEATTEPKLRQVALSHLSVEVGHFYMEDLADGDERIRTQFRRVLPWLEAARSTLAADLGAVKPRLSTCFLIDDYFRTDTSPDEIVDRLLNIAGECGITIDYLAREAGCAEADQVPLAELTAAMLLPEPPVGTTGARPPVQDSGWLCNGERASESNTGHQAMMPVAGWEPPVEFGKRNHSIFLDVELWGDRTKRIDGKLVEWRQWSCPFLASVWQLLRLGALRYQGEPVAQPQPWTDDSWPRRWSDLPAVVQLSEDPAPFAAYRTTSILPQSYLGIEHAVRSILDHLDFDSSVSEGTVKRALKEGVGLPKRLSSRVSHIFVEAPVAGARW
- a CDS encoding SCO2523 family variant P-loop protein, yielding MLVFASSDKGGTGRSVTSCNIAFHLAQRSDVAYVDFDFGSPTSGAIFEVPKAERGVDRDGLHSYFTDGVSDPQSLNVWQQTSRQSLRGSNVRAGRLVFFPGDKGGAEFGATREIQQRCVELFTRLDSEFKVVVVDLSAGRSAALTMALMATAQPSMRGITARWLVFHRWTHQHIIAANGLVYGDRGLLSVGRSVGHDYDALLDAIRFVQVAVPNLKEHNPGQSAAQATWLHTCDEELRKLAVHNGLGRSRVLGATPVEPMLQWREQIIAESDVSAKIANPGTVASFRDLSVRLTDDAVWEGM
- a CDS encoding SCO2524 family protein is translated as MRIQPRRQILDIWRSVIKSSYRDGTWVWGGREESNSLSDTEQLICLLYPATEVPALALESSDMMAEDAAQALELLGEPRTIPYRLVEIIEDYVERHTVDDEPGFGGGGYLSTGDDDKTPTTEQLAMGLVDAYSLSLTLCLAALGFLSVYKPQVVRRPALVTRIELLQRALSRRLTAAQIGLLRSFVVNTVGVDTEGDRKVRTAMLEMVNQGDDPDEVVVSRLRERLQRVRTLLLDDVRLGVSTDRTLEEETRLFEIGWGWGIVRNATDVVLDLDRCAFDRQPAIGAEVGVAVPRPYLYSTVLALDGINDLRSPRTRELNLLDEEQRRLAEALQIRWDLTQRYWSGIARFGKTWPLEDIPWRTSDGEESDYFSLLVSAVLVQDLEARQATDEDLNRAVAVFESLAQRGRITRRVTKDDRAVDMHVPGVRMTLVGSDEIGPLLYWHARDFAPLLLKRCLQAAALSANRAARDRLMRLAEMTMDHLDKRRIHDGDAPGLWDDPNEMLFPDGGLPAEKLPSWAMTERMVEALIAGSRTFQQEPLRSSGMRARAEEALHEAEHLLNRLLVDSDSDDTSARSAELIVIERRLSRAREVITEQPGTANALALAALLSLDEINVAQGDASRRT
- a CDS encoding SCO2525 family SAM-dependent methyltransferase, which produces MARNYAEVRGEDHRVVELVRDFFGAQFPSGHAPAGLRGIDVGTGANLYPALSMLPFCESITLYEHAKSNLEWLAEQTAADWPSWTDVWSDFWTLLEESPHYAGLGELPRHALARRVEVVPGSVFALDPSAGRWDMGTMFFVAESITSQRGEFADAVHGFLGVLRPGAPFCIAFMENSLGYEVAGIEFPAVAVDHDDVTDCLSGRATNLVVDRIGTNGGPPLRDGYTGMIVACGRVPDDCPPDVGEADSPGVPRPLKGR
- a CDS encoding MFS transporter gives rise to the protein MTTALRGNRDFRLVWCGQTLSALGNGVSQLAYPLLMLALTGSAAAAGALAAVRAVPYLVLGLPAGALVDRWDRKRTMVVCDLGRAVVMASVPVALLFGRLTPQHLFAAGLAGGVLHVFFSAAESACLPNVVGAEQVTAAVSARATAQSTCGIVAGPLGGALLQLGRGIPFLLDALSFLASALCLAFVRADFGGRERAVGRSLRTEVAEGVRWLWNHAALRLIALTAAGLQVAISGVALVAIVVARDSGAAPAAIGGLFAALGVGGVVGAVLAPWLEGGLGFGGLLLSVLWFQGALWLVLAFSTGLVAVGIVLALFSVSMPCFGIAALSYQLEVTPDALRGRVGTGFSLLIWAATPVGGSAARRRHPAHHVVDLRLMGPGPVHRGDPRRSPARARISIRSGITPFRDHRECAMGRFVQPYRGSPAGGACPIMGERAHFDRAQKGTGCKMGDSATLMFRGTGSIRTTTWRATTPRSAGRTTGSSNWCGTSSAPSSPPGTRPRG
- a CDS encoding ClpX C4-type zinc finger protein, which codes for MPESVFPPRCSFCGKAAAEVRKMIAGPGLYICDECVAKCDDILAGDVGPPDERVPEWSVMSDEELLGHLPRIAATVTQVELGLRERVLELRARGVTWVRIGASLGMTRQSAWERFSG